A region of the Sarcophilus harrisii chromosome 3, mSarHar1.11, whole genome shotgun sequence genome:
GTTTCAAGATGGTTGTGCATATTTTGTAATCATGTGTTGCAAAGAATCTACCATCTGTActgcaaaaatttttgtttcgcttaatagtattttttctttcaattacatgtaaagatagtttttaacattcgcTTTTGTAAGttattgaattccaaatttttctctttctgagcaATCTAATGTagataaaatacaattattttaaatatttacacattagtcatgttatgaaagaaaaatcaaaacaaagggggaaaaaaacccaaagttaaaatactatgctttgatccaaattcagtctccatatttctttctctggatacagaggacattttccatccctttaagaattgtcttggatcactggatTGCAGAGAAGAGCTAAAGctaccatagttgatcatcacgtaatgcttttgttgctgtatataatgttctcctggttcttcttgttagcatcagttcatcttaGTCTCTCCAGACATTTCTAAAATCAggttgctcatcatttcttatagaacaatactattctattatattcatatactataatttattcagccattccccaattgatggatgtccactaatttctaattccttgccaccacaaaaagagctgctacaaatgcCCTTGCatacgtgggtccttttccctcttatgatctctttgggattcagaacCAGCGTTAATgccactggatcaaagggcaggTACAATTGTATAGTCTTTTGGACATAGTACCcagttgttctccagaatattaGGTCATTTACCAATTCCATTAataatgaatcagtgtcccagtttatttctctaatcaatagtgatgtagagtatttcatgtgattatagatatccttaatttcttcatctgaagtgTTCATATCGCAGaaccatcaattagggaataaaaatgcaaaatgttgCAATTCCCTTGATGTAGTAATTATAGTGCTGATGAAGTAAGATTACAAGGTAACATTGAAATGAAGTAAAAGAAGTAGTTGCTTCTAGTGCATTGTACAGAAAGCAATGAAAATATATGGATCCTTGCAACTACTCACTGAGAATTGAGTTGCACTTCTAGGAAGTGCACTTTTCTGGAGGCTGGAAACAATTTGATCTAAGgttgagaaatggaaattatttatttcacttgGTCAGAAGTTGACACAATCATAGAATGAATACAAAATCATTGTACACCAGATCAAGATAGTTTGGaattaaagaagataaattttggaaaacaaatggATGTTATTGGTTATGTTAAAGAAGTGATAAGCCAAAACAGAATCTATTACAACTTTAATTAGGGAATTGTGGGGGAAATGGTCGGCAATCATACTGTGGTCTGAAACatggtaacaaaaaaaaaaaggatgattaaAAGAATTTACCAGGACCATTAATGATTTAATGCAGGCACAATAATCTATTCATCTTAAAAGTTGAATATAAGACTGAATATTCTTGATAGATAAAAAGTAAACCTATTTCTGATCTATttatgaattttataaatatgaaaactaaTCAGTATGGTAAAGCAAGAAGATTGCCCAAGAGtgacaaaagaaaaagtgaaaaatttctAGAAAACATTTGAAGAAAGTATTGAAAGTGACATGGagacatatttaacttatattggattacttgctgtctcagGAGGgaaaagtggggaaggagggaggaaattttAGAATGctaggttttgcaaaggtgggtgttgaaaataatctttgtgtttttttgaaaaataagaagctattttaaaaaaaagtgtcatgGAGAAAAGCCATCTAGTTCTATGGAAGGAATATACTGAGGGTTGAATTATAGTCACAATTTTAGAGATTTGGGTTAATTACTTAGCCATTCTGAACTCAAGATTTGAGCTGTAAAGTGTAATGAGAAGCCTGCCCTGGTTACATTGTAATTCTATTGTGAAGATTCAGTGTTACTGTATGTGAAACTCTTTGCACCTTAAAATCATACTTGAGATGTGAGTTATTGGCATTTTCAAGTGATTGCTTCTGCCTATTTAAGTTTGAAAAGTCTTCTTTTGACTGGGAAAATAGAacaatgtttccttttttcctatatttatatgtgtttttgtGTATATCTGTTTGTTTCTTTAGAAGCAGGGACCACATTTGAGATGGATGAGATTCCTGCAAACCAGAGCATTTCTGTGGAAGAATCTGAGCAGCTAAAATTCATGGGTGACAGTCCTTGTGATTTCATTGTGAGAGAAATCTGTGACTCTGATGGCAAGGTACATAAAAATCCAAAGAATCCTCATGAATTTGATGGAGTTGGAAAGAATTTCGCACAATATTTAGTTCTAAATCTCCATGACAAAATGATGTTAAATGACTGTTTTAAGTACAGCAAGTATAGAGAATGCTTTACTGAACAGGTAGAGCTTAATCAGTTTCATGAGAAGCCTCCTGAAATGCAAAAATATCAAGGTAATCTGCTGAAAATGGTCTTCAGCTTGAGGTCAAACTTCACAGAACATCAGAGAAGTTATATTGGCAAAAAACTGTATGTTGGTAATGAAGGAGGAAAGATCTTCAGCCACAATAGTAAGATCATTAGCCATCAAGAAATTCACACTGGAAAGAAACCTCATGAATATCAAGAAGCTGAAACAACCTTAACCCAGCCATTAACACTTCTTTACCATCATAGCTTTCATGCTGGAATGAAAACAAATGCATGTAATCAGTATGGGAAGGTCCTTCATTGGAACTCAGATCATGTTAGACATGAGAAAAGTCACActagagagaaaccttatgaatgtaatcaatgtggcaAGGCTTTCAAATGTAATTCCAGTCTTGCTGTGCATCTGAGAATtcacactggggagaaaccttataaatgtaaccaatgtggaaaagctttcagaTGCCCCTCCAGTTATGCTAAACATCatagaatccacactggagagaaaccttatgaatgtaatcagtgtggaaagagtTTCACACAGAGGTTCAGCCttgctaaacatcagagaattcacactggagagaaaccttacaaATGCAACCAGTGTGGTAAGGCTTTCACACAGAGCTCCAGCCttgctaaacatcagagaatccacactggagagaaaccttataaatgtaatcagtgtggaaaggctttcagatgCTGCTTCAGTCTTGCtacacatcagagaattcacactggggagaaaccttataaatgtaatcaatgtgggaaGGCTTTCAGATCCTGCTCCCATGTTGCTGCCCATCAtcgaatccacactggagaaaaaacttatgaatgtaatcaatgtggaaaggctttcacaaagaACTCCACTCTTACTACACATAAGAGAACCCACACAGGAGAAACACCTTATCagtgtaatcaatgtggaaagactttcagacATAGTTCCAGTCTtgctgaacatcagagaattcacactagGGAAAAGCCTTATGAATGCAATcggtgtggaaaggctttcactcAAAGCTCCAGTCttgctgtacatcagagaattcacactggagaaaaaccttataaatgtaaccaatgtggaaaagctttcagaTGCCCCTCCAGTTATGCTAAACATCatagaatccacactggagagaaaccttacgaatgtaatcagtgtggaaagagtTTCACACAGAGCTCCAGCCttgctaaacatcagagaattcacactggagagaaaccttacaaATGCAACCAGTGTGGTAAGGCTTTCACACAGAGCTCCAGCCTTGccaaacatcagagaatccacagtGGAGAGAAACCTTACAAATGCAACCAGTGTGGTAAGGCTTTCACACAGAGCTCCAGCCttgctaaacatcagagaatccacactggagagaaaccttataaatgtaatcagtgtggaaaggctttcagatcCTGCTCCCATCTTGCTGCCCATCAtcgaatccacactggagaaaaaacttatgaatgtaatcaatgtggaaaggctttcacaacgAGCTCCACTCTTGCTACACATAAGAGAACCCACACAGGAGAAACACCTTATCagtgtaatcaatgtggaaagactttcagacATAGTTCCAGTCttgctgtacatcagagaattcacactggagaaaaaccttatgaatgtaatcagtgtgagAAGGCTTTCATTCAGAGTTCCagtcttactgtacatcagagaatccatgcAGGAGAAAAGGCTTATTAAAGTAATCAGTGTGGAAAACCTTTCTTTTAGAACTTCAGTCTTCCTGTTCATGAATTGGAGAACCTACAGTGGACAGAAAACTTATGgacataattaatataaaaaaggtttatgatttatttccaattttacaAAACAAGagttcacactggagagaaacctgaATGAATGCATTGTGGAAAGTCTTTCAGCCAGCTCCATGACTGGTGAATATCTGAATCTTTCTGAATGCCATGCATATAGcagatttttaaattgttccCTAAGTTTATTGAACACGAGAGattccacactggagagaaaattTAGGAATATAAGTGATGTCATAAATTCTTCAAATAGTCATCCTTTATTTTTCACCAGATAGATAAGAAATTTTATCAGTGTTATGAGGGAGGAAAGGCATTAAAATGGAGCACTAAACACAGTAGAAAAATCATTCTGAGGAGAAGCTGCATATAGATTCAATGGCAGGCCGTCATGTTAAACATTATAGAATCCAattggagaaaaaccttatgaatgtaatcaatatGGAAAGACTTTTCCAGTGCAACTCCACTCTTGTTTAACTTCTCTGGAAAGAGATCTAATTAAAATGTAATCCATGTGGGAATTATTTACATCAGAAGATTCATAGTGTCCAAGCCTTAAGACTGTTGTTCTTAAGGGGGTGTGCTTTTTTTGAGAAGAGGGGAATCGTAAGGCAACCTAATGAAGGCTTAGAGAAGCAATTATTCCTTCTAGTTTTCATACTTGAATATACATTGGAGAAATCATGGTAGAGATAATAGTTAAGGATCTCATTAGTGAAGGATGGGGTGGGGGGTTATCTCTTGGCTGCAACACAGACTCATTATGCCTCCTAATCATAGACCTCACTGGATATCCCAAATTTCATCCTGTGCCTAAAGTTCAATAaatgtaacaattttttttctctgaaatattgATTTTGTCTTTACTCCTCAATATTCCAtgccatttgtattttttaacttcttcaatcattctccaatcgAAGGGATTCACtttgttttctgttgtttgctgGGACAAAAAGTCCTTATATAACTATTTTGGTAACTGTTGGAAATCTATTTCTATAATGATTTCTTTAAGGAGCTAGGTAGCCCATTGGGGAAAGTGCTGTGTCTGTAGTCCCATATTTAATCTCTGAAACATACTGGCTAtaatgatcctggacaaatcacttgacctgTAGCTGCTGAGTTTCCccatataataatagcatctatttcacagggttgatataagcatcaaatgagacaatatttgcaaagtgctttgcgaGCATTAAGTCACtatgaaaatgcttttaaaaatatatattccttatataaaatatatattgcttAGGTCATAAGTGTTCAGTGAAGTCATGGGGCTTAAACATTTAGTCACATTTCATTCAAATTGATCTCTAGAACAGTGTAAATGCAGGCATTACTTGTAAAGCACAGAACTCTGGGTTTAGGATCAAGAAGGTTTCGCTACACATCCTGATATCAGGTactttctgtgcctcaatttattcatctctaaaatgaagaggtgGGACTTGGTGGCTTTTATAGTCCCTTCTGATTCTGCATCCATGTTCTCATCCCAAGTATATTCATACCCCATCCCCATACACTCTTTCAATATTTGGGGAGGAggctaacagaaaaaaaatctaaaaactgTCAGACAGTGGTAATCATTCAAACGAATTTGTCCTTGAAAACAGAAAGGGAGCATCTAGGTAGTTCAACAGAgtcctggacctggagtcaagattCATCTAACtgtttcaaatctggccttaggcacttcccagctgtgtgatgggggcaaatcatttcatccagtttgtctcagtttgatcatttgtaaaatgagctggaggaaaaaaaaattacatactactccagtatctttgggatttttttgtttttgtttttctttgctgaggcaattggggttaagtcacttgcccatggtcacacagctaggaagtgaagtgtctgaggccagatttgaactctggtcctcctgacttcagggctggtgctctatgcactgcactacctagctgtccctccagtatttttgtaacaaaaacctcaaatagggtcatagagagtcagacatgaatgaaataatggaaaaaccACCACCAAATTATGGAACactaatctaatttatattttaatgtatttaacatctactggtcatcctgccatctgggggagggggtggggggtaagaggtgaaaaattggaacaagaggtttggcaattgttaatgctgtaaagttacccatacctgtataacctgtaaataaaaggctattaaattaaaagaaaaaagaaaaaaactttaataaaaaagaaaaaaaaaaaacaaattatggaaCACTAGAAAGTAATCTTGCAGAAAAGAGATTCCGACCAGTGTTTCACACTGTAGACCAAGATTAGCTCCTGGAATACATGGCATGGATAATAAGCATCACTTTGTAAATGAAAGGAAACTAGAAGATACAGTTCTAGAGAGTGGAAAATGGCCCAAAGTGGGATAGCTTCATATTAAAGAAAATGGCCAATTTGAGGGGAAAACATTTACAGCAGAGTGTCCTCATGAAGGCCTCATACACAAAGCATAGAAAGAAAACTTCCAGAGTTTGCTTGCTTATTATCCAGTGTcattcatgtccaattctttgtgaccccatttgggattttcttggcaaatgtacTAGaatgtttcccatttccttctcttgttcattttacaaataaagaactgagagaaacaagtttaaataacttgcccagagttgcacAACTAGTatttgtctgaggccagatttgaacttgaaaggatctcaggcctggcactctgctTACCATCAAGAGTAATGCAATAGACATGGTCAGAAgcatgaacaatttttttaaaatttgttttcagatcaaagaagaaaataagaatttccaCAAtacagtacaaaaaaaaaagatggttgcaTATGACAGCAAACATTtataattgtaaataaaatttatattcttaacaatattgctattactgtatacagtgttttcttgaTACTGCTCATCTcaacctttattttatttgtctttcatgTCTTTAGGACCACTGAGCTAATTTCTCATAgcccaatagtattccattacaactAAACACCacaaacttgttcagccatttcttgATAGATAAGGATTgctgcaatttccagttttttgcagTCACAAAGAGCCACTTTAAACATCCCATCCAAACAACTGAATGTCCTTTCATCTTGTTTTTACCtaccattttctttctcaaaccCCTTTTTACCCTATTCCTGtgactcttctctctcttccaatcCCAATATTAATCCATCTTAAAGTCCTTCCCCCACCCCGTTTCTTCACCTCAATATATTCAGGTTTCTACGTCCTTCCCGATGCATATTGTTTCCTCCTCAATTCAGAGAGCAAGGTTACGATATTACCAGCTCTCCACCCTCCCCCACCTGCTTTCTCAGTTCCAGTTCTTCCTCTTGAccaatttttataattgtttccttttatctttctctacCCCATCGTGCATGACTCGGCTCCAATCTTGCAAACTACTTACAGTTATACTGACATTTTCACTTCTATAAGTAAATAGTTTGCTTTGTGGAATCCCTTAGAATTGAGTCCGAACCTGAGCTTGGAGAcggaggaacagaaagaaagacactgatattttctaattcatttacaATCCCATCTCAGCGAAGTCTAGAGACTTAACCCCAACCTGAGTCGAGGGTTAGAGACCCCGACTAAGAGGAGCATGGTTTGAGACACCAGAGCTGGAGGAAGGTCCCTACTTCAGACACAGGAAAGACCTCCCCCCGCAGCAGGAGGGAGTGGGCAAGCGACCCTCTCTCCAAATCCAGGACTGGCTGGGGTTTTCCTCCTGGGGTTCTTACTTATCCCTCCCTAGCACCCGCAGTCCACCCAGTCTGCGCACCTGAGGTGGGACCTAGCTCTTCAGGTTCCCCTCTAAAAACACCTGGCCATGAGCAGCTCCTTTTCCCACAGGATTTTAggggagtttatttttttttaaatctctcaaaTTGTATTATGGCTTAGAAACAGCTTGTAACTCAAAATCAGTCCGTCCCcgtggccttttttttttttttttttttttatcacggAGCacaggctggggggagggggaggctggAGCACCCCAGCTCCAGACAGTGCGGTCCAGAGACTTCTGGGACATAGGAAATCAGGAGGCCATGGCGCCGTCTACATCTCTCCCTGCGTTTCCAGGGACCTCACCGGCCGCGCCTTCTCCCAAGGAGCTTCCTGGGCCAAGTGACTGGATGACCAGTTTATGAAAGGAAGGAATGGGGGTAGGCGCGCCTGGTTCTTTGGGCCCTTTCCGGGAAAGACCCCGCTTGGCGGAGGGGAAATGGGGCGGCACCAAGACCGCAGTGGAAAGTGGGGAGGGGTACTGAGGCAGAGGGCGTGGCTCGCGGAACGGGGCCAGCGGAGGAGGGCCGGGGTGAGCATTCCTGCCGCCCCCGCCAGGTTAGAGCTCGGCGCTTGGCCCCGGCTGGGGTCGGGTCTCCTTTTTAGAAGGTTTTGGGgagcgcccccccccccgccgtTTTGGGGCGAGCTCATTTACTTCCCCAGATGGTCCCCAAGCGACGACTCCTTTCGGGGTCCCGAGGTCCCGGGGCTGGCCGAGCTCCGGGCCGAGCTCCGGGCGCTGCGGCGGCGCCATGGCTTCCGCCCATCCCGCGTTACTTTGTGATCCAGCGTGTGGCTCCTGCGCCTTTAGTCTGTGGGGAGATTTGTCCGGGGCAGCCGCTGGCCTTGACGGGGTCCTAAAGGGCTCAGAACAAGATGACTTTTTACACCCCCTCAGAGTCCCGGAATTCGGCCTCCCTGCCCCAGGACCCGCCTTGGACTCTGGCACCGAAGCGCCTGCTTCCCTGCCTCTTCTTTCGGCGCCCTCAGTTTCCCTGCGGAGGAAGCATCGCAGACAGGATTGTGTGTCCCCCAGTGTCTGGCTTCTCCTGGTCATTCCGGAGAGCTCCATCCAGAGCCGTCCCCAACTTTTTGGGGGACCCTTAAAAGCCTTCCCTTTTAGATCACTGTGTGGTCTAttctacagagagagagagagagagagtctgtgGAGTCTGTGGAGTCTGTGGAGTCTGTGTGtgtcccctctttctccctccctctgaaAATTGAAGTCTCTCCCCTTAGGGTAGGGTCATGATCATTATAACTCTTGTAGGGCCTCACTCTTGGAATTCCCTGCAGCCAGCTTCCTGTCCCTGTTCCTGTCTCCCCCAACTGGAATCCCCCCAGCTCAGTGTGCAGAAGACTAGGCCTGGCTCTCTCTcggccccacccccaccccctctccctgCCATCACTGGTTGCCACACTCCCAATACTACCCAAACGTCACAGGTTACCATCCCTGGATTTATCATTGATtcacattttccccatttcagACCTTGTCTATAAGGGCCCAGGAGTCCCGCCTTGTTCCTGGATCCTGATTAGAAACGTGGTGCTTCTGCCTTCCGACTTAGGCCCCTGAGAGATTCAAGGTTCTGCCTGCCCTGAGACCCACTCTGGACGCGGGCCCCCAAAACTCCTGCCTGgctctgcctctctcttccttatccccCAGGCTCTTGGGCTGCTGCCCGATCACACCCCAGGCCCTGGCTTCCTATGTCCAAGCTCCCTTTAGAGTCACCAAGTCTAAGCTCTATCAGTGCTCCAGGCAACCTCCTCATTGTTGGGGCTCCTAAGTAGACCTCAGAACACAGTCATGCTGCTTTCCCAGGATCCGTGTCTCTCCCCCTCACCccgccccttccctccccccaagccTTCTGCCCCTGCAGTGTCCCTGACCTCCTTAGCCTGAGCTATCAGAATTTCTCTCTCCCAGATCTTACCTGGGCTCCTTTCCTCCTGCTTCTCTGCCCCCTCTTTTAAAGCCTCAAACCTCACCTCACCACATTGTATACATTGTTATAGGCCTGTATACATTGTTACCTCCTGAATTTAGAGAGGAAGGTTACAATGTTACCAGGtctccacccctccccccttctcagTTCTAGTTCTTCCTGccccatttcttctattttttccttttaccttttcctacccTATCCTACACAATTCAGGCCCAACCTCGAAACTACCTACAGTTATACTGATAACATTGTCATTTATATGAGTAAGTAGTTTGCCTTAATGAATGCCTTGGAATTAGtctttaaggttttctttttttctggatcttttatattaaattttccatttagttCTGGTCATTTTGATGCAAATACATGGGAGCTTTTCAGGTTCTCAAAtgtgtattttttcccttcattccatATTCTATTCCAGatttctgggtaaattattcaGGATGCAAGTCCAGGTCTTTGgttttttgaaatttaatgtaaccaaatcCTTGTCTTTTAGAGTAGAAACTGTTGCATTTTGTGAAATCCTGACTATTTCTGCAGTATTCAAGTGTGTCTTGTTACCTCGATggattgcaatattttctccttaagcTGGGAATTTTGAAACTTTGCTAGgatattcttgtttttctcctttgatctctttcagTTCCtgaacattagattttttttttttctctttccacttatCCTCTTGTTCTGGAACTtcagggaaattttcttttataatttcttgtaatattgtatccaaaatattttttaaataatcacttTTAGGTAGTCTAACAATTGTTATATTGTCTCCCCTTGTTCTCTTCCCCAGTTTTTCTACTGAGATGTTTCAGattctcttgtattttttctagtttaattattttttggtgtCTCATAAAGTCACTCAATTCTTCTTGTTCCATTCTGTATTTCaaggacttttttgtttttactcctttCAAATTAActttcctttcataatttcttggattgcttttctctctccccctccccctcaatATTTACTtgatctcttatttgatttttgaattcctttttatgtTCTTCCAGTAACTCCTTTTGGACTTGTCGTATACCTTTGTTACTCTTTGGAACAGAAATGACTTCTTTTTTAACCTTACTATCTTCTGAATATTAACCCAGATCTTTTATATCAAAGTAGCTATTGttaggttctttttcctttcctttccttactcATCCTGAATTtgtaactgaaaaacaatttttaagtgttaaaaattgtctttatatataattgggaaatacaatactttttaatattaaaaaaaaatgaggtcagTTTATCTTCTCTAATTTGAGATATCTTACAATTACCCTATAAGattgcattatttttctttctcttttccctctttttgttagTGGCCCCACTACTCTCACTCCCTCAGGCTCATAACCAAGATATCCTCCACGAATCCTGTTTCTTACCCCCATTTACATCATGTCAATCCTGCATCATCTCTGCCATCCATCTTCTCTCCATTGATGTTTCAACCTTCTTCCTGTAGATCCTTGTCACCTCACCCTTGGAGTACTGCAGCAGCCTGCTTGTAGATTGGTCTGATTCCAGCCTATCTGGGGCTCCAATGAGCATCCTTCATTTAGCCATCAAGGGCTAGGCTGCTTGGGGCTCTTCAGACTCAGAGGACTTTCCTGGAATAGATTAATGGGAAGCAGGAAGGCTTGGAACTGAGATCTCTGTGTATTCTCTTGGATGTGCCATTTTTTACATAGTGGAACATATCTAGACTGGGGTAGGTCTCAGTTAGGTCTGAGCCAGGCCTCCTCACAAGTCCTGGCATCTGCTGGCTGCCCTTGCATAAGAGTTCATACTTCTATCTGCTGTGATGGCCAGTGTCTTCCACATCTCTCAGAACAATTTCCTGCCAGGTCtgactatttaattaatttttgaccCCTATCTCTTTTCCAGGTTTCTAAACACTTCACAAATAGCCACTGATCTTCTTCCTCAAGCTTACCATTGGGTCGTATTTGCCCAAAGGCAGGCTTCCCCATAGTAACCCAGGAGTCCCACTTTCAGCCTCCCCTTCTGGACCCGGGTGTCTTAACTCTGCTTCTAGCTCCTGTTTATTGTGTGGCTTCAGACACGATTTCTTATGAGGTTCCACAAGCTCTGCATTTCTGCCCCCAGAAACCTTTCTTGATTGCAGGAACTAAAGCTTTTCCCTCCCAGACTTGTTGTTTTTGACTGgataaaagaggtcattcttGGCTTCATTCTTTTCCAGCCTTTAATCCCTCTGTGGGTGTTCCCTCCTTCAGACTGAGGGCTTAGGTCTAGGCCTCCACTgcttccagggccatctccagtcatcctgatctatatctggccattggaacCAGGTGGCTCTGAAGAAGGAGGTGAGGCTGTCGACTTTGCACCTCACCACCCTTTCCTCCCCTGTCCCAATTCAATTAACTAACTTCCCAGTGTTGGCTTCCCCTGCCCAATGTCTGGGTCCTCTTAGAGAAATAAGACCATACAACAAGCCAGTAGAAATTCAGTTCTTAACTAGagttataagtattatctcatgtAGGGACATAAACAGTTTAGTCTTGTTaacttagttatttttttttctttcctcttcactttTTTATGCTACTCTTGAgccttttatttgaaaatttggaGTCTCTGTTCTGCTTGggccttttcatcaagaatgtttgaaaattcCCTTTTTCATTGAAGGTTTTCCTTTGTGAGAGattgttagtttttatttttcgGCTGTAATCCATTCTtctttaccttctggaatatcatcCTGACTGTTACTGAACAATATTTAAATTTGGTTCTGGCtgcttccaaatttttttcttgacctgagaATTCGGCAATTTAGCTATAATGTTCCTAGTGATGAAGTCTAGATTTTGGGATTCTCAGTCAGGGAacccaaatgatg
Encoded here:
- the LOC100921947 gene encoding zinc finger protein 665, producing MGASLLSRKSPLRSFSFASSACRGPKPVPRRNLRSREMVTGSQRPAPQQMMTFKDVAVNFTLEEWSLLDHSQKELFKEVTLENVWNFLSLGLPVAREDLICCFQEGEAPCILRGESSRNFCPEAGTTFEMDEIPANQSISVEESEQLKFMGDSPCDFIVREICDSDGKVHKNPKNPHEFDGVGKNFAQYLVLNLHDKMMLNDCFKYSKYRECFTEQVELNQFHEKPPEMQKYQGNLLKMVFSLRSNFTEHQRSYIGKKLYVGNEGGKIFSHNSKIISHQEIHTGKKPHEYQEAETTLTQPLTLLYHHSFHAGMKTNACNQYGKVLHWNSDHVRHEKSHTREKPYECNQCGKAFKCNSSLAVHLRIHTGEKPYKCNQCGKAFRCPSSYAKHHRIHTGEKPYECNQCGKSFTQRFSLAKHQRIHTGEKPYKCNQCGKAFTQSSSLAKHQRIHTGEKPYKCNQCGKAFRCCFSLATHQRIHTGEKPYKCNQCGKAFRSCSHVAAHHRIHTGEKTYECNQCGKAFTKNSTLTTHKRTHTGETPYQCNQCGKTFRHSSSLAEHQRIHTREKPYECNRCGKAFTQSSSLAVHQRIHTGEKPYKCNQCGKAFRCPSSYAKHHRIHTGEKPYECNQCGKSFTQSSSLAKHQRIHTGEKPYKCNQCGKAFTQSSSLAKHQRIHSGEKPYKCNQCGKAFTQSSSLAKHQRIHTGEKPYKCNQCGKAFRSCSHLAAHHRIHTGEKTYECNQCGKAFTTSSTLATHKRTHTGETPYQCNQCGKTFRHSSSLAVHQRIHTGEKPYECNQCEKAFIQSSSLTVHQRIHAGEKAY